CCGCCAGCCGCAGCGCACCGAACAGTGCCGACTGCACGACGATCCAGCGCCGGGCACGGCGCAGCGCCGCGCTGTCGAGAGTGGGCAGGTCGAGGGCGTCATACAGGACACCGGTGTAGAGCGTCTCGACCGGACCGGCCGGTGCGGTGCGCAGGGCCAGGTTGCGGGCGACGTCACCCGCGAGGCTCTGCCCGACGCCGAGCACGTCGAGCGCGTCCGGGCGCGCGCTGACGGCCGCGAGCACGTCGAGCAGCTTGTCGCGTGCCGCGGTCAGCTCGGGGAAGGACAGGGCGTCCAGATCCAGCGGTCTTCCGCGGCGCCGGGGGGTCTTGGTCTCGGACGGCGGCAGGAGGATCAGCACGGCGGAAGACTACGACGTGTGCCGTCCGGCGTGTTGCGGCGACCGCGTGGCGGGCGTCGTTTCCCTATGGTGGGCCCATGGACCTACGGCACATCATCCCTCACGTTCACCCCGCCGACGGCGCGGACGCAGGACCGCTGGAACGCGCCTTCGCCGCGCTCCGGGAGCAGATGGGCCTGGAGCACGACTACCCGGAAGATGCGCTGGCCGAGGCGAAGCCGGCGGTGGCGGACGTGCAGTTGCCGGACCGCGACGAGACAGCGGTGCCGTTCTTCACCATCGACCCGGTCGGCTCCATGGACCTGGACCAGGCGATGTTCCTGGAGCGGGCGGACGGCGGTTACCGGGTGCGCTACGCCATCGCGGACGTCCCGGCGTATGTCGCCCCGGGTGGTCCGCTCGACGCCGAGACCCGCAAGAGAGGTCAGACCATCTACCTGCCGGACATCCGGGTGCCGCTGCACCCCAAGATCCTCAGCGAGGCCGCCGCGAGCCTGCTGGCCGGCGAAGTCCGGCCGGCGTTCGTCTGGGACATCGCCCCTTCCGCTGCCGGCGAGGCGGTCTCGAGCGAGGTCTACCGGGCGCAGGTGAAGAGCGTCGCACGGTTGGACTACGAGACCGTGCAGCAGCAGATCGACGACGGGTCCGCCGGCGAGGGGCTGCAGTTGCTCAAGGAGATCGGTGAGCTGCGGATCGGCCTGGAGGCCAAACGCGGCGGCGCGAACCTCCCGATGCCGGAGCAGGAGGTCACCAAGGGCGACGACGGCAACTACCACCTCACGTTCCGGCCGCAGTTGCCGGCGGAGGAGTGGAACGCGCAGATCTCGCTGCTCACCGGGATGGCGGCGGCCGAGCTGATGTTGCATGCGAAGGTCGGCATCCTGCGCACGATGCCGGTCCCCGAGCAGCGTTCGATCGACCGGTTCCGCCGGCAGGCGAAGGCGCTGGGGGTGGAGTGGCCGGCGGACCAGCACTACGGCGACTTCATCCGCGGGCTGGACCGGTCGAACCCGAAGCACCTGGCGCTGATCCACGACGCGACCAGCCTGTTCCGGGGCGCCGGCTACACCCCGTTCGACGGTGCCGTCCCGGACGACACGATCCAGTCGGCGGTGGCGGCGCCATACGCGCACGTGACCGCGCCGCTGCGGCGGCTGGTGGACCGGTTCGGCCTGGTGGTGTGCGAGGCGACCAGCCAGGGGCAGGACGTCCCCGGCTGGGTGCGTGAGGCGCTGCCGACGCTGCCCGACATCATGCGCAGCACCGATCAGAAGGCCAGCCAGGTCGACCACGCGTGCACCGACGCCGTCGAAGCGGCGATCCTGGCGCACCGGGTGGGCGAGACCTTCCCGGCATACGTGGTCGACACGGACGAGAAGGGCGTCACCGTGCAACTGGTCGATCTGGCGGTGACGGCCAAGGCCGCCGGGCAGGCCACCGAAGGCGACCAGGTGCAGGTCAAGCTCACCGAGGCCGACATCGCCACGCACACGGTGAAGTTCGAACTGGCCTGAGCGGCCACGGCACTCAGTCCTCCAGGGCCGGGAGCCCATACTTGAGGCATGCACACCGCGGCTCGGCGGTTCGTCGTGTTCGGCCCGCAGCATCTGCTCGTGCTGACGGTCTTCCTGGCCGGCTGCGCGGTGCTGCTGGTGCTGGGCGCGCGGCTGCGTGCGCGACCCGAACGGCAGGCGCGGGTCATGCGGGTGGCCGGCGTGGTGGTCCTCGTGCTCTGCGGTCCGTTCGAGCTGGACGACGTCATCGTGGGGGTGCGACACCCGCTGACCGGGCTGCCGCTGCAGCTGTGCGATCTCGGCTGGCTGGTCGCCTGTGTCGCGCTGCTGACCGGCAGCCGGCGGCTGTGCGCGCTGCTGTATTTCTGGGGTTTGACGCTGTGCATCCAGGGGGTCATCACGCCTGACCTGGACGACGTCTTCCCCCAGCTGCAGTTCTTCGGCTTCTGGGTGCGGCACATCGCCCCCGTGTGGGCGGCGGTCCTCCTGGTCGGCGCACGGATCGGGCCGACGTGGCATGGCTTCCGGTTCACCGTGCTGGTGACGACGGTCTGGGCGGTCGGCGTGATGGGTCTCAATTTCGTCATCGGCAGCAACTACGGCTACCTGAACGGCAAGCCGTCCGTGCACTCGGCCCTCGACCTGCTCGGTCCCTGGCCGTGGTACGTGTTGGTCGAGGTCGTGCTCGTGATCGGCGTCTGGGCGCTGATGACGTGGCCGTGGAACCGGTCACGGCCGGTGTGAGGGGTGGCTCGAGAGTGCAGTTCCGGTCGGTATGACGCGGTCGGAACGACCACATGTGCACTCTCGCGACGCCCACACCCGGCGCGACCGTTAGGCTGTCCCGCGGATGAGTCGGCCGGGCGGCCGCGGCACGAGCAATCGGGTCGAGGAAAGTCCGGACTCCGAAGGGCAAGGTGGTGGCTAACGGCCACCCGGGGTGACCCGCGGGACAGTGCCACAGAAAACAGACCGCCGTCGGCTCCGGCCGGCGGTAAGGGTGAAACGGCGGTGTAAGAGACCACCAGCACGCCAGGCGACTGGTGTGGCTCGGTAAACCCCACCTGGAGCAAGATCAGACAGTGTGCGTTCGAGGGCTGCCCGTCCGAGCACACGGGTAGATCGCTGGAGGCCGCCGGTAACGGTGGTCCTAGATGGATGGTCGCCACGTGTCCGCCGCTTGCGGCGGCGCCATACAAAATCCGGCTTACAGGCCGGCTCATCCCTTTAGCCAGGAGGAACACGTCATGACCGAGTCATCGAGCAGGCAACTCCAGACGGATGCCGCGGAAGCGATTCTGCGCCGGATCCCCGAACTCGCGCCGGACGCGAATGCGGCCGAGCTGAGCGCTCTCGCGGACGCGTATTCGTCGGTTGCGATCCACGAGGACGAGGAGTTCGATCCCTCGCTGCTGCAGAAGTGGGCCTTCGACCAGGCCGCCCAGTACGTCGACTTCGAGGTCGTCGAGGACGACGACGAGGACGAGGACGAGGACTGAGCGGCTTTCGGGAGACGCCCGGGGCCGGATTCCGGGCGTAGGTCGCCACTGGGGGGACTCCGGTACGTCGGGGGGCCGGATTTGCGTGCATAGCTCGCCACTGGGGGGAGTCCGGTACGTCGGGGGGCCAGGGTCCGCGCGTAGGTCGCCACTGGGGGGACTCCGGTACGGGCATGTCGGGTCCGGCATCTTGCAAGATCTCGACCGGACCGCATGATCCGCCCGAGTTTCGCCGATCAGCGGACGTGACGTGACCGCTGGGCGCACCCTGCTGTCATCAGCTCGGGGAAGGGGCCGATCATAGTGAAGTACGCGGTGTCGTCGGTGCAGAGCCACCTGAGCTTCCAGGGGTTCTCGTGCCAGGGCCTGATCGACCAGCTCGACTCGGCGTACGCCGACAAGTTCACGCTCGGGCAGGCCACCTACGGTGCGCAGCATGCGGGAGCGTGCTAGCCGGCGGTGAGCCCGTGAGCGCTCCGACCACCGGCACTCGACAGCAAGGACGATATGGCGAACCGCTACCAGAGCTGGCCTCCTGTGCCGCCTACCCCCAAGAAGCGACTGTGGCCGCGCGTGGTCGGTGCCTTCGTCGCGGTGTTCGTGGTTCTCGGTGTCGCGAGCGCGGTGAGCGATGCGCTGCGGGGTGACGCCGGCAACGGGCGGTCGGGGACCGTTGGTGTCACCGCAGCCGGTGCGGCACCGTCCTCAGGCCCCAGCAGGACATCCACCGCGGTGCCGGCCGGTGCCTCCGCCCGCTCGTCGAACACCACCCCGACCGTCGATCCCGCCGCCGCGAAGTCGCAGATCGCGAAGTCGACGCACACCAGGAAGCCGTCGGCTGCGCTCGCCGAGCTCGCGGCGCTGCGGGTGAAGGGCCGGGCGCCGAAAACCGCGTACACCCGTGGGCAGTTCGGGCCGGCCTGGACCGACGACGTGACCGTGGCCGGCGGGCACAACGGCTGCGACACCCGCAACGACATCCTTGCGCGCGACCTGACGGCGATCACGTTCAAACCGGGCACGCGCGACTGCGCCGTGCTGACGGGCACGTTGCACGATCCGTACACCGGGAAGACCATCGTGTTCCACCGCGGCATCGGCAGCAGCGATGCCGTGCAGATCGATCACGTCGTCGCACTCTCCGACGCGTGGCAGACCGGCGCCCAGCAACTGTCGGCCGCCCAGCGGCAGAACTTCGCCAACGACCCCCTCAACCTGCAGGCGGTCGACGGTCCGACGAACGAGTCGAAGGGCGCCGGCGACGCCGCGACCTGGCTGCCGCCGAACAAGGCCTACCGGTGCACGTACGTCACTCGGCAGGTGGAAGTGAAAACGAAGTACCACCTGTGGGTCACCCCGGCCGAGCACGACGCGATCGCCCGCGTCCTGCGCACCTGCGGTGGTACCGCGGCGGCTGCGACGACTCCGTCGATCACGCCCGCGACAACCCGGGCCATGACGCCGTCACCGGCTGCGAGTACGACGCGCGCGCCCCTGCCTGCGGCACCGGCGCAGACCGCTCCGCTCTCCGCCGGCTGCACCCCGCTCTCGAACGGCGGGCACTGCTACAAGCTGCGGGAGTTCTGTGCCAAGCGGTACCGCGGCACCGCAGGCGTCTCCGCCGACGGGGAGCGGATGGTCTGCAGGGACAACAACGGCTGGCGCTGGGAGCCCGTGTAGGCGCACCGGTCCTGGTCCGGCCCCGGGTGGCCGTGACCGTGCGGTGGTGGTGTGATGGTCGGACATCGCGCCCGAAAGGTCCACCATGCCACTCCTGGAGCAGCTCGCATCCGCCCTCGCCGACCGGTCGATCGAGGTCGTCGACCTCACCAACACCCTGTCCGCCGACACCCCGACACTGCGGCTGCCGGACCCGTTCGCGAACCTGATCGACTTCAGTCTCGAGCAGGTCAGTGCGTATGACGAGCCGGGTCCCTTCTGGAAGCACCACAACATCCACACCGGCGAGCACATCGGCACGCACCTGGACGCACCGGTGCACTGGGTCAGCGGCAAGGACGGCCACGACGTGTCGACCATCTCGCCGGCGCGGCTGATCGGGCCGGCGGTCGTGCTCGACGTGACGGCGCAGGTCGAGCAGGATCCGGACTTCCTGGTCGACATACCCGACATCGAGCGCTGGGAGAGCGAGCACGGCACGCTCCCGGAGAACGGCTGGTTGCTGCTGCGCACCGGATGGGACCGGTTCGCCGACGACAAGGAGGCGTTCCTCAACGCCGACGACACCGGCTCGCACACCCCCGGCATCACGGCGCAGGCGGCCGAGTGGCTGGCGACCCAGCGACCCATCTCCGGGTACGGCGTGGAGACCGTCGGCATCGATGCCGGTCGCGGCGCCGAGCTGGATCCCCCGTTCGCCGCGCACTACCACCTGCTCGGGCACGACAAGTACGGGCTCACCTCGCTGCAGAACCTCGCCCAGCTGCCGACCACCGGCGCGGTGATCGTCGTCGCGCCGTTGCCGATCCTCGGCGGCACCGGCAGCCCGGCACGCGTCCTCGCCCTGGTCGAGCGAAACTGACCGCCCGACAATGAATGTCGCCGAAGCGGTCGGCCACGAACTCGTCGCCGAGGGCATCGACCACGTCTTCGGGGTGGTCGGATCGGGCAACTTCGAGGTCACGAACGCGATGATCGCCGCCGGCGCGCAGTATGTCGCCGCGCGCCACGAGGCGGGGGCCGCCACGATGGCCGACGCGTACTCGCGGATGAGCGGTCGCGTCCCGGCTGTCACCGTGCACCAGGGCTGCGGGCTGACCAACGCACTCACCGGGGTGACCGAGGCGGCCAAGAGCCGTACCCCGTTGGTGGTGCTCGCCGCCGAGGCCACCAACCCGGTGTCCAACTTCTACGTCGACCAGCCCGCGTTGGCGCGCGCGATCGGCGCCGTCCCGTTGCGGGTCGACGATCCGGCGACGGCGCGGTCGACGGCACAACAGGCCGCGCACCTGGCCCGGGCCGAGCGCCGGGTCGTGCTGCTCAACCTGCCGCTGGAGGTCCAGGGTGCGGATGCACCGCAGCCCGAGGCCACGGGCGGGCACTCGGAGTGGGGCGGCCACGCCGAGACTGCGGCGATCGAGCCACACGACATCTCCCGGCTGGTGGACGCACTGGATCGTGCGCAGCGCCCGGTCTTCGTCGCCGGACGCGGCGGGCGCGCCGCGCGATCGGCACTGGAGGCACTGGCCGAGCGGTCCGGCGCGCTGCTCGCCACCTCCGCGGTGGCGAAAGGACTCTTCCACGGAAACCCTTGGAACCTGGACGTTTCCGGCGGATTCTCATCCCCTGTTGCCGCAGAGCTGATCCACGGCGCGGACCTGATCGTCGGGTGGGGTTGCGCGCTGAACATGTGGACCATGCGGCACGGACGCCTCATCGCCGACGACGCCACTGTCGTCCAGGTGGACCTCGACCACGACGCGGTCGGAGTCCACCGCGACGTCTCGTTCGGTGTGCTCGGCGACGCGGCCCGGGTCGCCGAGGCCACCCTGGCGCGGCTGGGGGAGACCCGCACCGGCTATCGGACGCCGCAGGTGCGGGACGAGATCGCGGGCCGGGTCGCCTGGCGCGACGTGCGGTACGAGGACGCCGGCGGCAACGGGCGCATCGATCCCCGCACGCTGTGCCTGACGCTGGACGAAATGCTGCCCACCGAGCGCATCGTCGGCGTCGACTCGGGCAACTTCATGGGCTACCCGAGCATGTTCCTGCGCGTGCCCGACGAATTCGGTTTCTGCTTCACCCAGGCCTACCAGTGCGTGGGTCTCGGCCTCGCCACCGCGATCGGAGCGGCACTGGCCAGGCCCGACCGGCTGCCGATCGCCGCGCTCGGCGACGGCGGTGCGCTGATGTCCGCCGCGGAGCTGGAAACCGTTGTGCGACTAGGCATCCCGATGATGGTGGTCATCTTCAACGATCAGGCGTATGGCGCGGAGGTTCACCACTTCGGCGAGTCCGGCGCCCCACTCGACACGGTCACCTTCCCGGACACCGACTTCGCCGCGATCGGCAGGGGCTACGGCTTCGACGCGCTGACGGTCCGGTCCCGTGAGGATCTGCGGCCGGTCGCGGACTGGCTGCGCGACCGGTCCCGGCCGCTGCTCATCGACGCGAAGGTCGTCTCCGATCATCCGTCCTGGTGGCTGGCCGAGGCCTTCGGGCACTGAGGGCCGACGGCGCGCCGGATCGCGGCGGCGGACACGACCCGCGTGTCACCAGGAGGTGTCGCGGGGGCGCCCCTCGTCATACCCGCTGGCGCTCTGCACACCGACCAGGGCGCGCTCGCGGAACTCGGCGATGTTGCGCGCACCGGCATAGGTGAAGCTGGAACGCACCCCGGCGACGATCGAGTCGATCAGGTCCTCAACGCCCGGGCGGTTCTCGTCCAGGAACATCCGGGACGACGAGATGCCCTCCTCGAACAGCGCGGACCGGGCGCGCTCGAACGCGCTGCGGGCCTGCGTGCGGCCACTCACCGCACGCGCGCTCGCCATACCGAACGACTCCTTGTAGAGCCGGCCGTCGGGTGCCTGGTTCAGGTCGCCCGGACTCTCCCAGGTGCCAGCGAACCAGGAGCCGATCATCACCGACGCGGCACCGGCAGCCAGTGCGAGCGCGACGTCCCGCGGATACTTCACGCCGCCGTCCGCCCACACGACAGCACCGGATTCGGTTGCGGCAGCTGCGCATTCGAGGACGGCGGAGAACTGCGGGCGACCGACGCCGGTCATCATCCGGGTCGTGCACATCGCACCCGGGCCGACACCGACCTTGATGATGTCCGCGCCTGCACCGGCGAGGTCACGAGCACCGGCGGCGGTGACGACGTTGCCGGCCGCGATCGGGATGCGCACGCCGGACCCGGTGGCGGCCTCGTCACGCACCGCCTGCACGACACCCAGTGCGTCGATCATCTTGTCCTGGTGCCCGTGTGCGGTGTCCACGACGAGCACGTCGGCGCCCGCGGCCAGTGCCGCGACAGCCTTGGCCCGCACGTCACCGTTGATGCCGATGGCCACCCCGATCCGCAGCCGCCCGGCCGCGTCCAGCGCCGGCTGGTAGATCGCCGAGCGCAGGATGCCCTGGCGGGTCAGGACACCGGCCAGTTCGCCGCCGGAGCCGACGACCGGCGCCAGCTCGAAGTGGTGTTCGGTCAAAGCATCGAAGACCGAGCTCAGATCGTCGCCGTCCTTGACCGTGAACAGGTCGCGCGTCATCACCTCGCCGATGGTGGCGAAGCGGTCCACCTGCCGCGACTGGCGCTCGGTGACCAGGCCGATCGGTGCGTCGGCG
This genomic window from Flexivirga oryzae contains:
- a CDS encoding thiamine pyrophosphate-binding protein, coding for MNVAEAVGHELVAEGIDHVFGVVGSGNFEVTNAMIAAGAQYVAARHEAGAATMADAYSRMSGRVPAVTVHQGCGLTNALTGVTEAAKSRTPLVVLAAEATNPVSNFYVDQPALARAIGAVPLRVDDPATARSTAQQAAHLARAERRVVLLNLPLEVQGADAPQPEATGGHSEWGGHAETAAIEPHDISRLVDALDRAQRPVFVAGRGGRAARSALEALAERSGALLATSAVAKGLFHGNPWNLDVSGGFSSPVAAELIHGADLIVGWGCALNMWTMRHGRLIADDATVVQVDLDHDAVGVHRDVSFGVLGDAARVAEATLARLGETRTGYRTPQVRDEIAGRVAWRDVRYEDAGGNGRIDPRTLCLTLDEMLPTERIVGVDSGNFMGYPSMFLRVPDEFGFCFTQAYQCVGLGLATAIGAALARPDRLPIAALGDGGALMSAAELETVVRLGIPMMVVIFNDQAYGAEVHHFGESGAPLDTVTFPDTDFAAIGRGYGFDALTVRSREDLRPVADWLRDRSRPLLIDAKVVSDHPSWWLAEAFGH
- a CDS encoding HNH endonuclease family protein, whose translation is MPPTPKKRLWPRVVGAFVAVFVVLGVASAVSDALRGDAGNGRSGTVGVTAAGAAPSSGPSRTSTAVPAGASARSSNTTPTVDPAAAKSQIAKSTHTRKPSAALAELAALRVKGRAPKTAYTRGQFGPAWTDDVTVAGGHNGCDTRNDILARDLTAITFKPGTRDCAVLTGTLHDPYTGKTIVFHRGIGSSDAVQIDHVVALSDAWQTGAQQLSAAQRQNFANDPLNLQAVDGPTNESKGAGDAATWLPPNKAYRCTYVTRQVEVKTKYHLWVTPAEHDAIARVLRTCGGTAAAATTPSITPATTRAMTPSPAASTTRAPLPAAPAQTAPLSAGCTPLSNGGHCYKLREFCAKRYRGTAGVSADGERMVCRDNNGWRWEPV
- a CDS encoding TIGR02206 family membrane protein translates to MHTAARRFVVFGPQHLLVLTVFLAGCAVLLVLGARLRARPERQARVMRVAGVVVLVLCGPFELDDVIVGVRHPLTGLPLQLCDLGWLVACVALLTGSRRLCALLYFWGLTLCIQGVITPDLDDVFPQLQFFGFWVRHIAPVWAAVLLVGARIGPTWHGFRFTVLVTTVWAVGVMGLNFVIGSNYGYLNGKPSVHSALDLLGPWPWYVLVEVVLVIGVWALMTWPWNRSRPV
- a CDS encoding Ltp family lipoprotein, translated to MSSVQSHLSFQGFSCQGLIDQLDSAYADKFTLGQATYGAQHAGAC
- a CDS encoding RNB domain-containing ribonuclease gives rise to the protein MDLRHIIPHVHPADGADAGPLERAFAALREQMGLEHDYPEDALAEAKPAVADVQLPDRDETAVPFFTIDPVGSMDLDQAMFLERADGGYRVRYAIADVPAYVAPGGPLDAETRKRGQTIYLPDIRVPLHPKILSEAAASLLAGEVRPAFVWDIAPSAAGEAVSSEVYRAQVKSVARLDYETVQQQIDDGSAGEGLQLLKEIGELRIGLEAKRGGANLPMPEQEVTKGDDGNYHLTFRPQLPAEEWNAQISLLTGMAAAELMLHAKVGILRTMPVPEQRSIDRFRRQAKALGVEWPADQHYGDFIRGLDRSNPKHLALIHDATSLFRGAGYTPFDGAVPDDTIQSAVAAPYAHVTAPLRRLVDRFGLVVCEATSQGQDVPGWVREALPTLPDIMRSTDQKASQVDHACTDAVEAAILAHRVGETFPAYVVDTDEKGVTVQLVDLAVTAKAAGQATEGDQVQVKLTEADIATHTVKFELA
- a CDS encoding GuaB1 family IMP dehydrogenase-related protein, which encodes MKFLGDRPAYDLTYSDVFMAPSRSSVSSRLDVDLTTPDGVGTTVPLVVANMTAISGRRMAETVARRGAIAILPQDIPEHAMRETVAAVKASHAVYETPVTVRAQEPVSNVLALIGKRAHRTAVVVDDADAPIGLVTERQSRQVDRFATIGEVMTRDLFTVKDGDDLSSVFDALTEHHFELAPVVGSGGELAGVLTRQGILRSAIYQPALDAAGRLRIGVAIGINGDVRAKAVAALAAGADVLVVDTAHGHQDKMIDALGVVQAVRDEAATGSGVRIPIAAGNVVTAAGARDLAGAGADIIKVGVGPGAMCTTRMMTGVGRPQFSAVLECAAAATESGAVVWADGGVKYPRDVALALAAGAASVMIGSWFAGTWESPGDLNQAPDGRLYKESFGMASARAVSGRTQARSAFERARSALFEEGISSSRMFLDENRPGVEDLIDSIVAGVRSSFTYAGARNIAEFRERALVGVQSASGYDEGRPRDTSW
- a CDS encoding cyclase family protein; this encodes MPLLEQLASALADRSIEVVDLTNTLSADTPTLRLPDPFANLIDFSLEQVSAYDEPGPFWKHHNIHTGEHIGTHLDAPVHWVSGKDGHDVSTISPARLIGPAVVLDVTAQVEQDPDFLVDIPDIERWESEHGTLPENGWLLLRTGWDRFADDKEAFLNADDTGSHTPGITAQAAEWLATQRPISGYGVETVGIDAGRGAELDPPFAAHYHLLGHDKYGLTSLQNLAQLPTTGAVIVVAPLPILGGTGSPARVLALVERN